The proteins below come from a single Nostoc sp. KVJ3 genomic window:
- a CDS encoding PmeII family type II restriction endonuclease has product MNNSLYKNYYDYLSEEVVTPFYNNRLNSLNKLRLKDVLKRKNPYLFKAKNIDLAGDLVKSIVDAFLSSQEETMFGNLLEGFAIYISQTLHNGFKSNFKSVDLEFERDDIYYIVGIKSGTSWANSDQITAMRNNFKIAKQNLRQQGITSEIIAVNGCMYGRETVHLKTNIDIDKIYYKYAGQDFWYFISNDDNLYQEIIVPIDEKAKERDEKFKSAYAAKVNEMTQDFILNFMKNNQIDWVKLIDYVSKRGKVELDNSIQTSLF; this is encoded by the coding sequence ATGAATAATTCTCTTTATAAAAATTATTATGATTATCTTTCAGAGGAAGTTGTTACTCCCTTCTATAACAATAGACTTAATAGCCTAAATAAATTACGTTTAAAAGATGTTCTGAAGCGGAAAAATCCTTATTTATTTAAAGCTAAAAATATTGATTTAGCTGGAGATTTGGTAAAAAGTATTGTCGATGCTTTCCTCTCTTCACAAGAAGAAACAATGTTTGGAAATTTACTAGAAGGATTTGCTATCTACATATCTCAAACTTTACATAATGGTTTTAAATCTAATTTTAAAAGTGTAGACTTAGAATTTGAAAGAGATGATATTTATTATATAGTAGGGATTAAATCTGGAACTAGTTGGGCTAATTCTGACCAGATAACTGCTATGAGAAATAATTTTAAAATCGCAAAACAAAATTTAAGACAGCAAGGTATTACCAGTGAAATTATTGCAGTAAATGGCTGTATGTATGGAAGAGAAACTGTACATTTAAAAACTAATATAGATATTGATAAAATTTATTACAAATATGCTGGTCAGGATTTTTGGTATTTTATATCTAATGATGATAATCTTTATCAAGAAATAATTGTCCCAATTGATGAAAAAGCAAAAGAGAGAGATGAAAAATTTAAATCTGCATATGCTGCAAAAGTTAATGAAATGACTCAAGACTTTATACTCAATTTTATGAAAAACAATCAAATTGATTGGGTTAAATTAATTGATTATGTATCCAAAAGAGGAAAAGTTGAACTAGATAACTCTATACAAACTAGTTTATTTTGA
- a CDS encoding RDD family protein yields MTIERLPQKHYPKAEIGRRGMALGLDFLGVWLVSSLLGGGDIGIQFMQILVFAIFWLVLRVLVPYNNQGQSLGRWAFDLKVLEVEDGEVVGRIPDLLSLVKREAIIGLGALLVSIALSNIRANPTAILLVLPLAIDCATALSDTQMRQTLHDRYCGTFIVSSRRGYSLDIKIKRLVENMRRNVRR; encoded by the coding sequence ATGACGATCGAACGACTTCCCCAAAAACACTATCCCAAAGCTGAAATTGGGCGGCGAGGTATGGCATTAGGACTTGATTTCCTTGGTGTCTGGTTAGTCAGTTCCCTACTGGGAGGCGGCGATATCGGGATTCAATTTATGCAAATTTTAGTTTTTGCCATATTTTGGCTAGTTTTGCGGGTGCTAGTGCCATACAACAATCAAGGACAAAGTTTAGGGCGTTGGGCGTTCGATTTAAAGGTGTTGGAAGTCGAAGATGGGGAAGTAGTGGGCAGAATTCCAGATTTGCTCTCATTGGTGAAGCGAGAAGCGATTATCGGCTTGGGTGCGCTTTTGGTGTCAATTGCCCTGAGCAATATTAGAGCCAATCCCACTGCTATACTGCTAGTACTTCCCCTAGCAATTGATTGTGCGACTGCCCTCTCTGATACCCAGATGCGGCAGACTTTACACGATCGCTATTGTGGAACTTTCATCGTTTCGTCGCGTCGTGGCTACTCACTTGATATAAAAATTAAAAGATTAGTTGAAAATATGCGGCGGAATGTGAGAAGATAG
- a CDS encoding PEP-CTERM sorting domain-containing protein produces MTHLFAKTAIGMMTTTALALVIAITTHDLADAAEFNFNWKGDTGYSAKGSFDYDTTNAPSIISETGSGATKNLQSLSISFFDPFSTLINSFTPVLNGVSNYSFLRFNFDSTKEQIFGPFDVGKDDNLPGDTWLNNNLALIDEGFSDEVIAKEFGLTNRDAVGAQQILDLSNNSVQVSKVPEGSIVIGLLAVCSLGFSLKEKSRGFLRQFWDIFIWKSQKVKS; encoded by the coding sequence ATGACACATCTGTTTGCTAAAACAGCTATTGGGATGATGACAACTACAGCTTTAGCATTAGTGATCGCCATAACCACTCACGATCTAGCTGATGCTGCTGAGTTCAACTTTAACTGGAAAGGAGACACTGGTTATTCAGCTAAAGGTTCATTTGACTACGATACAACAAATGCACCAAGCATCATTTCGGAAACGGGTTCGGGAGCTACGAAGAACTTGCAGTCTCTCTCAATTTCCTTTTTTGATCCATTTAGTACTCTCATAAATAGTTTCACTCCTGTGCTTAATGGCGTATCTAATTACAGCTTTTTGAGATTTAACTTTGATAGCACTAAAGAGCAAATCTTTGGCCCATTTGATGTTGGCAAGGATGATAACCTTCCTGGTGACACATGGCTGAATAATAATCTCGCACTCATAGATGAAGGTTTTAGCGATGAGGTTATAGCCAAAGAATTTGGTTTGACCAATAGAGATGCAGTAGGCGCACAGCAAATACTAGATTTAAGTAACAATTCCGTTCAGGTATCCAAAGTCCCCGAAGGAAGCATAGTTATAGGTTTACTTGCAGTGTGTAGTTTGGGATTTAGCCTCAAGGAGAAATCAAGAGGATTCTTACGTCAATTTTGGGATATTTTTATTTGGAAGTCACAAAAAGTTAAGAGTTAA
- a CDS encoding transposase, with product MRAITKPSTAKCDLNTYTLFLLAESKYPGCTRLAEIMENLSHDSVNRFLLRERYEPKDLFEEIKPNINLVGGTLSGDDTVIDKPHSDPEITDLIGYYYSGRHHRAVKGVQLITLYYTECSGKSVPVNYRIYNKQDNKTKNDYLREMITEVMDWGLKPKTMTTDAWYSSQKNLKLLKNKGLGFLTGVAKNRSCSIDGKNFTQVQNLEIPEDGLIVYLKNFGQVKVFRKSFKNETKRYYIMYIPEKDTLNSISRTEFKELHSIHWGIECYHRAIKQVCGIGRFMVRTTDAIKTHFFSAIRAFTQLELMRAEDLIENWYEIQRNLSLQVARDFILEHLAQNLNLNT from the coding sequence ATCAGAGCAATTACTAAACCATCAACCGCTAAATGTGACTTGAACACTTATACTCTGTTTCTACTGGCAGAATCAAAGTATCCAGGTTGCACACGTCTGGCAGAGATAATGGAAAATTTATCTCATGATAGCGTCAATAGATTTTTGCTACGTGAACGGTACGAACCCAAGGACTTATTTGAAGAAATCAAGCCCAATATCAATCTAGTTGGAGGTACTTTAAGTGGAGATGATACGGTAATTGATAAGCCTCATAGTGACCCGGAAATAACAGATTTAATCGGTTATTACTATTCAGGTAGACATCATCGTGCCGTTAAGGGAGTTCAGTTAATTACCTTGTATTACACCGAGTGTTCAGGTAAATCTGTACCTGTAAATTATCGCATTTATAACAAACAAGATAACAAGACTAAAAATGATTATTTACGAGAAATGATTACTGAGGTAATGGATTGGGGTTTAAAGCCTAAAACAATGACAACTGACGCTTGGTATTCCAGTCAAAAAAACCTGAAGTTACTGAAAAACAAGGGATTAGGGTTTTTAACTGGGGTAGCTAAAAATCGCTCATGTTCCATTGATGGTAAAAATTTTACCCAAGTCCAAAACTTAGAAATTCCCGAAGATGGTTTAATAGTGTATCTAAAGAATTTTGGTCAGGTAAAAGTATTTCGGAAAAGTTTCAAAAACGAAACTAAAAGATATTACATTATGTATATCCCTGAAAAAGATACACTAAACTCAATTTCCAGAACAGAATTTAAAGAGCTACATTCAATTCATTGGGGGATTGAGTGTTACCACAGAGCTATTAAACAAGTATGTGGCATTGGAAGATTCATGGTTAGAACAACCGATGCTATTAAGACTCACTTTTTTAGTGCAATTCGCGCTTTCACACAATTAGAATTAATGCGGGCAGAAGACTTGATTGAAAATTGGTATGAAATCCAAAGGAATCTGTCTCTCCAAGTAGCTCGTGACTTTATTTTGGAACATTTAGCGCAGAATTTGAATTTGAATACATAG
- the rpsR gene encoding 30S ribosomal protein S18 produces MSYFRRRLSPIKPGEPIDYKDVDLLRKFVTERGKILPRRITGLTSQQQRELTLAIKRSRIVALLPFINAEG; encoded by the coding sequence ATGAGTTATTTCCGTCGTCGCCTTTCTCCGATCAAGCCCGGAGAACCAATCGATTATAAAGATGTTGATTTATTACGTAAGTTTGTCACCGAGCGGGGTAAAATACTGCCACGTCGGATTACTGGACTAACGTCTCAGCAACAGCGAGAGTTGACATTAGCAATTAAACGTTCGCGGATTGTGGCCTTGTTGCCATTTATCAATGCGGAAGGCTAA
- a CDS encoding transposase, with amino-acid sequence MRKLTDSDKQEILKLYRETAETTSTLAERYGVSNSTISRLLKSTLPEDEYEYLVSLKRAARTPEGRAQVSYEQLPLLTQPEPEIEVPPIESQPLEVPKVEPLPRRVIRVEQELYSEETAESLAASRRVRRRPSAAEKPKLRVTEKLETPEQKPPEIVSISIPPLKDKHPGAAVIAHMLGDDLLDESEDLDDLEDDDLDDDDFEEEDFDDDDLGEERPLVTKRRPGEASVQVLPLSIANLPKTCYLVIDRSSELITRPLKDFGDLGQIPSLETQQRTLPVFDNHRVAKRFSTKRDRVIKVPDSKMLHKARTHLQAKGITRLLIDGQVYSLSTV; translated from the coding sequence GTGAGAAAACTAACAGACTCTGACAAGCAAGAAATTCTTAAGTTATATCGAGAGACTGCCGAAACAACCTCAACTTTGGCAGAACGCTATGGTGTGAGTAACTCGACAATTAGTCGTCTGCTCAAAAGCACTTTGCCAGAGGATGAGTATGAATATTTAGTCTCCTTAAAACGGGCTGCGAGAACTCCTGAAGGCAGGGCGCAGGTAAGCTACGAGCAATTACCTCTGCTGACTCAACCAGAGCCGGAGATAGAAGTTCCACCCATCGAGAGCCAACCCTTGGAAGTGCCAAAGGTTGAGCCATTACCACGTCGGGTAATTCGTGTAGAACAGGAACTTTACTCAGAGGAAACGGCTGAGTCACTCGCCGCTAGTAGACGGGTGCGCCGTCGTCCCTCGGCGGCGGAAAAACCGAAGCTCCGAGTCACAGAGAAACTAGAAACTCCAGAGCAGAAGCCCCCGGAAATAGTCAGCATCTCCATTCCGCCGCTAAAGGATAAACATCCAGGAGCGGCTGTCATCGCGCATATGTTGGGCGATGATTTGCTAGACGAATCGGAGGATTTGGACGATTTAGAAGATGATGATTTAGACGATGACGATTTTGAGGAAGAAGACTTTGATGATGATGACCTGGGTGAGGAAAGGCCGTTAGTCACAAAAAGAAGACCTGGTGAAGCATCGGTTCAGGTTTTACCTCTATCGATAGCCAATTTACCAAAAACTTGTTATTTGGTAATTGACCGTTCCTCAGAATTAATTACCCGACCTCTTAAGGACTTTGGTGATTTGGGGCAAATTCCTAGCCTGGAAACCCAGCAAAGAACTCTACCGGTGTTTGATAACCATCGTGTCGCCAAGCGCTTTTCTACCAAGCGCGATCGCGTTATTAAAGTTCCTGATAGTAAAATGCTCCATAAGGCTCGGACTCATCTCCAAGCTAAGGGCATTACACGACTGTTGATTGATGGCCAGGTTTATTCTTTGTCTACGGTTTAG
- a CDS encoding DNA-methyltransferase, protein MSLSISSEISTVSDNNQSTPNLDQWRNQIILGDCLDNLRSMPPNIVDLIITSPPYADSRKNTYGGVHPDKYVEWFLPISQELKRVLKDDGTFILNIKERVVNSERHTYVLELILEMKKQGWLWTEEFMWHKKNCFPGKWSNRFRDSWERCLQFNKQKKFNMYQEAVMVPMGDWAKSRLKNLSETDKRRDNSKVGSPFGKKVANWVGRDLVYPTNVLHLATECNNKSHSAAFPKELPSWFIKLFTQEGDLVLDPFVGSGTTCVVATELSREYIGIEIKPDYYDLAITEVNSVNNNSTKLRLL, encoded by the coding sequence ATGAGTTTAAGTATTTCTTCAGAAATATCCACAGTTTCAGACAATAATCAATCTACTCCGAATTTAGACCAGTGGCGTAATCAAATTATCCTTGGCGACTGTTTGGATAATCTACGATCTATGCCTCCTAATATTGTTGATCTTATTATCACCTCGCCTCCATATGCTGATAGTAGAAAAAATACGTATGGAGGGGTTCATCCTGATAAATATGTGGAGTGGTTTTTACCCATATCTCAAGAATTGAAGCGAGTTTTAAAGGATGATGGAACATTTATATTGAACATCAAGGAAAGAGTAGTTAATAGCGAACGCCACACTTATGTTTTAGAACTCATATTGGAGATGAAAAAACAAGGTTGGTTATGGACAGAAGAATTTATGTGGCATAAGAAAAATTGTTTTCCTGGTAAATGGTCAAATCGTTTTCGTGATTCTTGGGAGAGATGTTTACAGTTCAATAAGCAAAAAAAATTTAATATGTACCAAGAAGCAGTAATGGTTCCAATGGGTGATTGGGCTAAGTCACGACTGAAAAACTTGAGTGAAACAGATAAAAGGCGGGATAACTCAAAAGTTGGCAGTCCTTTTGGTAAGAAAGTTGCAAATTGGGTAGGTCGTGATTTGGTATATCCCACAAATGTTTTACATCTAGCAACAGAATGTAACAACAAGAGTCACAGTGCTGCTTTTCCTAAAGAACTTCCTTCATGGTTCATAAAATTATTTACTCAAGAAGGGGATTTGGTGCTTGATCCGTTTGTTGGGTCTGGTACTACGTGTGTAGTTGCAACAGAACTCAGCAGAGAATATATTGGTATAGAAATAAAACCAGATTACTATGATTTAGCAATAACGGAGGTAAATTCTGTCAATAATAATTCTACCAAACTGAGATTACTATGA
- a CDS encoding group I intron-associated PD-(D/E)XK endonuclease — translation MHHTKDKGDLAAAKVIADLVEKEYSVFVPVVTEHTPFDLIAYKDGKCYRIQAKYSCDGTLKNKSNWADKNGCHEKKYKSDDFDFYGLYLPDIKKVVYPSIKFGGCGIRTTPPKSPSPFYWWEDFTDFTEAASKRTYKEFGVDLTTRKVNPDSRIHTRKVERPRTYALTEN, via the coding sequence ATGCACCACACAAAAGATAAGGGTGATCTAGCAGCTGCTAAAGTGATAGCAGATTTAGTCGAGAAAGAATATTCGGTTTTTGTACCAGTGGTAACTGAACATACACCCTTTGATTTGATTGCCTACAAAGATGGCAAATGTTACAGAATTCAAGCTAAATATAGTTGTGATGGCACACTGAAAAATAAAAGCAATTGGGCAGATAAGAACGGTTGTCATGAGAAAAAATATAAATCTGATGACTTTGATTTCTATGGTCTTTATCTGCCAGATATAAAAAAAGTAGTGTATCCATCAATTAAGTTTGGCGGTTGCGGTATTAGGACAACGCCACCTAAATCACCTAGTCCTTTTTATTGGTGGGAAGATTTTACAGATTTTACTGAAGCAGCCTCTAAGCGAACCTACAAGGAGTTTGGTGTTGATTTAACGACTAGAAAAGTTAACCCAGACTCTAGAATTCACACTAGAAAAGTTGAAAGGCCTAGAACTTACGCATTGACAGAAAATTGA
- a CDS encoding TIGR04168 family protein: MTSQKTQSINLKIAVVGDIHDQWEVEDGVALKHLGVDLVLFVGDFGNESVEVVRAIASLDIPKAAVMGNHDAWYTATEWGRKKAPYDRSKEDWVQEQLDLLGPSHVGYGKLDFPAWNLTVVGGRPFTWGGPEWKFAEICQERYGVTSLEESADRIVKAIKSAAYETIIFLGHNGPSGLGDRPEDPCGKDWHPIGGDFGDPDFGEAISHALTAGKTIPLVTFGHMHRDLRHTKKVQRKPIFRSPEGTIYLNAASVPRIVENGSEKLRNFSIVTLEAGVVSQVSLVWVGNDFQVAKGEILYERSRIVS; this comes from the coding sequence ATGACCAGTCAGAAAACTCAATCGATAAACCTCAAAATTGCTGTAGTTGGAGATATTCACGACCAATGGGAAGTGGAAGATGGCGTTGCACTCAAGCATTTGGGTGTTGACTTAGTGCTGTTTGTCGGGGATTTTGGCAACGAGTCGGTGGAAGTGGTCAGAGCGATCGCTTCTCTCGATATTCCCAAAGCAGCCGTAATGGGCAACCACGATGCCTGGTACACCGCCACCGAATGGGGACGCAAAAAGGCTCCTTATGACCGCTCTAAGGAAGACTGGGTACAGGAACAACTCGATTTATTAGGCCCGTCCCATGTCGGTTACGGTAAGTTGGATTTTCCCGCTTGGAATTTAACTGTTGTGGGGGGTCGTCCCTTTACCTGGGGTGGCCCAGAGTGGAAATTCGCGGAAATCTGTCAAGAACGTTACGGTGTGACGAGTTTGGAAGAATCCGCCGATCGCATCGTGAAAGCGATCAAAAGCGCTGCTTACGAGACGATTATATTTTTGGGTCACAATGGGCCTAGTGGGTTAGGCGATCGCCCCGAAGACCCCTGCGGCAAAGACTGGCACCCAATTGGCGGCGACTTTGGCGATCCAGATTTTGGCGAGGCGATTTCTCATGCCTTGACTGCGGGTAAAACCATTCCTCTGGTGACATTTGGTCACATGCACCGAGATTTACGCCATACCAAGAAGGTGCAGCGCAAACCCATCTTTAGAAGTCCAGAGGGAACAATTTACTTAAATGCGGCTAGTGTCCCCAGGATTGTGGAAAATGGCAGCGAGAAATTGCGTAACTTTTCCATTGTCACCCTAGAGGCGGGTGTGGTTTCGCAAGTTTCCCTAGTTTGGGTGGGGAATGACTTCCAGGTGGCTAAGGGGGAAATTTTGTATGAGCGATCGCGGATTGTGTCGTAG
- a CDS encoding P-loop NTPase fold protein, with the protein MPLENLFTDEATANAPEEQPKLLYKKFGVLSNPFPSAGQTSGHPHMSTEADKQVDAAVKTFYSDRKSHVISITASQGIGKTNLLNAYENALREKLSPHGFFVIRYVPDPEPFFDPLIRSIFENLGEEYLRRSIDALAKEKQKIGDIDKLLEFVRMSEIKTMLKALLEVKSEEKRNERISLAYQWLLGLPVRKTHHTELGVNFRLDTVEAKTRALRDIVYLGSKMKTLEGIFILLDELEKQDFSLSKTIVLRYLSALRALIDALPKYLFLMVALTTDALNRYREMLPAIRGRLANEVPLSPIRNDEEAVKLFQFYLESAKSEARKSVRDQNLQAGNDVLLRENDARLVFYRLLEQRTNIQGVRQRDYLNALYEEANKSIEASR; encoded by the coding sequence ATGCCTCTTGAAAATCTATTTACAGATGAGGCGACTGCTAACGCACCAGAAGAGCAACCCAAATTGCTCTACAAAAAGTTTGGTGTATTGAGTAACCCTTTTCCCAGTGCTGGACAAACCAGTGGTCATCCGCATATGTCAACAGAAGCAGATAAACAAGTTGATGCTGCGGTAAAAACATTTTACTCAGATCGCAAGTCTCATGTAATTTCAATAACTGCTAGCCAAGGAATTGGTAAGACTAACCTTCTGAATGCGTATGAAAATGCTTTGCGTGAAAAACTTTCTCCGCATGGTTTTTTCGTTATTAGATACGTTCCAGATCCAGAACCATTTTTTGATCCACTGATTAGATCTATATTTGAAAATTTAGGAGAAGAATATTTACGTCGTTCAATTGATGCACTTGCTAAGGAAAAACAAAAGATAGGGGATATTGATAAATTATTAGAATTTGTGCGAATGAGTGAAATTAAAACAATGCTTAAGGCTTTATTAGAGGTTAAGTCAGAAGAAAAACGAAACGAGCGTATATCTCTAGCATATCAATGGCTTTTAGGATTACCTGTAAGGAAAACTCATCATACTGAACTTGGAGTAAATTTTCGTCTAGATACTGTAGAAGCAAAAACAAGAGCATTAAGAGATATTGTATATTTAGGTTCAAAAATGAAAACTCTAGAAGGTATTTTTATTCTTCTAGATGAATTAGAAAAGCAAGATTTCAGCTTATCAAAAACTATAGTTTTAAGATATTTATCGGCTCTGCGAGCTTTAATTGATGCACTACCTAAATATCTGTTCTTAATGGTTGCTCTAACTACAGATGCCCTTAATCGTTACCGTGAGATGCTTCCAGCCATTAGAGGTCGTCTTGCTAATGAAGTTCCTCTTTCCCCCATAAGAAATGATGAAGAAGCTGTAAAATTATTCCAATTCTACCTAGAATCTGCCAAAAGTGAAGCAAGAAAATCTGTACGAGATCAAAATTTGCAAGCTGGAAATGATGTACTATTGCGTGAAAATGATGCTCGGTTAGTGTTTTATCGATTGTTAGAACAGCGCACTAATATTCAAGGTGTACGTCAGCGTGATTACTTAAATGCACTCTACGAGGAAGCTAATAAATCTATAGAAGCATCTCGATAA
- a CDS encoding Npun_F0813 family protein: MFILKRQDVEISSIQHPKKDQQVPILNYQGQTFRLISVFKASQEEEARALWRELTDNRGKACVLLEEPERFSVWGKIRLEQLDGDTGGHGKTAILIQASILLLQGVSIDIEEFLGGRQAALFEKDIAEVLKQKQFPQASSLEAVKYLVSTNPLPTAKIPDWQENHVVILLQELHRLGKAYFGNANFTKQVIYKLEDMPEAERALFINWLNQSPLGKLWQ, from the coding sequence ATGTTTATTCTCAAACGGCAGGATGTTGAAATATCAAGCATTCAGCACCCAAAAAAGGATCAGCAGGTGCCGATCCTCAATTATCAAGGGCAGACTTTTCGCTTGATTAGTGTTTTCAAAGCTAGTCAAGAAGAAGAAGCTAGAGCCTTATGGAGAGAATTAACGGATAACCGGGGTAAAGCCTGTGTTTTACTAGAGGAACCAGAACGTTTTAGCGTTTGGGGTAAAATCCGTTTAGAGCAGTTGGATGGTGACACAGGTGGTCATGGCAAAACGGCAATTTTAATCCAAGCCAGTATTTTGCTATTGCAAGGTGTTTCTATCGATATTGAAGAATTTTTGGGTGGTAGGCAAGCTGCATTATTTGAAAAAGATATTGCGGAGGTATTAAAGCAGAAACAATTTCCTCAAGCATCTTCCCTAGAAGCAGTGAAATATTTGGTATCTACTAATCCTTTGCCGACCGCCAAAATACCTGATTGGCAAGAAAATCATGTAGTTATTCTGTTACAAGAACTGCATCGATTAGGAAAAGCCTATTTTGGCAACGCCAATTTTACCAAACAAGTGATTTATAAGCTAGAAGATATGCCAGAAGCCGAGCGAGCGCTGTTTATCAATTGGCTAAATCAATCGCCACTGGGTAAACTATGGCAGTAG
- the nadA gene encoding quinolinate synthase NadA — translation MFTTALAQREKTQPGELPLDLFAAIESLKKELNAVILAHYYQEPDIQDIADFIGDSLQLARAAEKTNADVIVFAGVHFMAETAKILNPDKLVLLPDLNAGCSLADSCPADEFAAFKAAHPNHLVVSYINCSADIKAMSDIICTSSNAVKIVEQIPKEQPIIFAPDRNLGRYVMEQTGRDLVLWQGSCVVHETFSEKKIVQLKIAHPEAEAIAHPECESSVLRHASFIGSTAALLKYCQSSPTKEFIVATEPGIIHQMQKLAPDKHFIPAPPMNNCACNECPFMRLNTLEKLYWAMKNRTPEITMSEDIRLAALRPMQRMLEMSV, via the coding sequence GTGTTTACTACTGCATTAGCTCAACGAGAAAAAACCCAACCGGGTGAACTACCACTAGATTTGTTTGCCGCCATTGAGAGTCTCAAAAAAGAACTCAACGCAGTTATCCTGGCACATTATTATCAAGAGCCAGATATTCAGGATATTGCTGACTTTATTGGGGATTCATTACAACTAGCAAGAGCCGCCGAAAAAACCAATGCGGATGTGATTGTCTTTGCTGGTGTTCACTTCATGGCAGAAACAGCAAAGATACTTAATCCAGATAAATTAGTACTTTTACCAGATTTGAATGCTGGTTGTTCTTTAGCAGACAGTTGTCCAGCAGATGAATTCGCAGCTTTTAAAGCAGCACATCCGAATCATTTGGTGGTGTCTTACATCAACTGTTCTGCTGATATCAAGGCGATGAGCGATATTATTTGCACCAGTTCCAACGCTGTCAAGATTGTAGAGCAGATACCAAAGGAACAGCCGATTATTTTTGCCCCAGATCGGAATTTGGGGCGGTATGTCATGGAACAGACTGGACGAGATTTGGTGCTATGGCAAGGTAGCTGTGTTGTCCATGAAACCTTTTCGGAAAAGAAAATTGTCCAGTTAAAAATTGCCCATCCCGAAGCAGAGGCGATCGCACACCCAGAATGTGAAAGTAGTGTATTGCGCCACGCTAGCTTTATTGGCTCTACAGCCGCTTTACTCAAGTATTGTCAAAGCAGCCCCACCAAAGAATTTATCGTTGCGACAGAGCCGGGAATCATTCACCAAATGCAAAAACTAGCTCCTGACAAGCATTTTATTCCTGCACCGCCGATGAATAACTGTGCTTGTAACGAATGTCCGTTTATGCGGTTAAACACCCTAGAAAAGCTTTACTGGGCAATGAAAAATCGCACTCCCGAAATTACCATGTCAGAGGATATCCGTCTTGCTGCACTGCGACCAATGCAAAGAATGCTGGAGATGAGCGTGTAA
- the rpmG gene encoding 50S ribosomal protein L33, with protein MAKSKGARIIVTLECTECRTNSDKRSAGVSRYTSTKNRRNTTNRLELKKFCTHCNKHTVHKEIK; from the coding sequence ATGGCTAAGAGTAAAGGTGCCCGCATTATTGTGACACTAGAGTGTACCGAGTGTCGGACAAATTCAGATAAGCGTTCTGCTGGTGTTTCCCGTTATACCAGCACCAAGAATCGCCGCAACACCACTAACCGGCTAGAACTGAAAAAGTTCTGCACCCACTGCAACAAACATACCGTTCACAAGGAAATTAAATAG